GTGCTTCCGCGCGAGCCGCCCGCGTGTCACATGGATCGGAAGGTTGCATGAATCCGACCGCCCCGAACCCGCTCGAGACCCTGCGCCTGGCCGTCCTGCAGCTGGACCCCGAGCAGGCCCCGAGCCTGGCTGAACTGCCCGGGCGCCTGGAGGAGCTGGTCCGGCAGGGCGCCCAGGCGATCCTGCTGCCCGAGTTCTGGAACACGGCCTTCGAGGGTGGCCGCCTGGCCCGGGGCGCGTTGAGCGGCGAAGACGGGCTGGCGCCGCTGCTGGAGTGGAGCACGCGTCATCCGCGCCTGCTGCTCTGCCCGGGCTCGTTGCCCGTCCGGCTGGCCGACGGGGATGGACCGCGGCTGGTCAACCGCAGCTGGCTGATCCAGGACGGCGCCATCCGGCTGCGCTACGACAAGCTGCACCTGTTCGGTCCGCTGGGGGAGCCGGCCTGGGTGCGTCCGGGCGGCCGGCCCGCGCTGGCGGAGCTGGGGCTGGAGGGCGGGAGCCTGCGCGTGGGTCTGGCCATCTGCTACGACCTGCGCTTCCCCGAGCTCTTCCGCGACCTGGCCGCCCGGGGCGCTGAGTTGATCCTGTTGCCCGCCCAGTGGCCGCGTGCGCGGCACTTCGCCTTCCATCACCTGCTGCGGGCCCGCGCGCTGGAGAACGGGATCAGCGTGGCGGGCGTGAACCGGCTGGGGCGCTCCGGCGGCACGGACTTCGACGGCGGCAGCGCAGCCTACGGCATGGGCGACGGGCAGGTCTTCCTGGAACCCCTCTACGGGCGGGAATCGTCGCTGGTGGAACTGGATCTGGCGGGCGTGCGGCGCGAACGGGCCAAGTTGGACGCCGTGGCGGATCGGCGTTACCGGCTGACGCTGGAACCCGGGACGCCGCCGCTGACGGGCGGGCCTGCCCCACGCTGAATACTCAGGCCCGGAGCGCGGGCCCGGCGTCCCCGCAGAGGAAGCGCTCCCAGAGTTCCTCCAGCAGCTCCAATGCCGGACCCCGGTGCCGTTCCCGGGCCAGCACGGCCAGCTCCGATGGTTGGGCGCCCAGCTCGGCAATCCAGCAGGAGCGCCAGGCTCCCGCCACGGCGCTGGCGGCCAGGGGCGTGGAGCAGTCCGCGCCCAGCAGCAGGCAGAGTTGGGGACGGGCCAGCAGGAAGGCCGGCAGGATGGACCCCTCCGCTGCCTCGGGCGCGTCGCCGGACAGCCAGCGGCGCACGCAAGCCTGTTGAACGGCCGCATGGCCGGC
This genomic interval from Candidatus Delongbacteria bacterium contains the following:
- a CDS encoding nitrilase-related carbon-nitrogen hydrolase gives rise to the protein MNPTAPNPLETLRLAVLQLDPEQAPSLAELPGRLEELVRQGAQAILLPEFWNTAFEGGRLARGALSGEDGLAPLLEWSTRHPRLLLCPGSLPVRLADGDGPRLVNRSWLIQDGAIRLRYDKLHLFGPLGEPAWVRPGGRPALAELGLEGGSLRVGLAICYDLRFPELFRDLAARGAELILLPAQWPRARHFAFHHLLRARALENGISVAGVNRLGRSGGTDFDGGSAAYGMGDGQVFLEPLYGRESSLVELDLAGVRRERAKLDAVADRRYRLTLEPGTPPLTGGPAPR